The DNA window ATAGTTTTCTTATGTCCATGGTTGGTGTGGGATCGCTGTTCGGGGCTTTATTTATGGCAATAAAAGGGAAAGACATTACTTATAAATACTATCTTGTACTTGTAGCAATTTTTCTCGGTGTTATACAAATGCTTACACTCTTTACATCTTCCCTTACTGTTATATCAGTATTACTTATTCTTATTGGATTTTTTAACCTTTGTTTTCTAAACGGAGCCAATACAAGGATACAGCTTCATACTGAAAACCGTTACAGAAGCAGAGTTATGAGTATGTATACCATGGTTAACACAGGAAGCACTCCGATAGGTAACTCGTTTACAGGACTGGTTATGTCATTGCTTTCAGCACGGTTTGGTTTCTTTATAGACGGGCTTGTTACAGTTCTTTTAATTCTGATTATCTTTAATATTTATTACAGAAGAAATAAGGTTGATAAAAAAATATATGTTAATGTGTAATAATTAAATAAAGTAACTAATATTCCATAAAATTTGTCCTGAAATAAGGGCATTTTTTATTTAGTCATAATTCCGGTGTTCCTGCGTCTTTTTAATTTATTAATTTCTGAATTTATTTTGAGTTTGACTTTATTTATTAAATAAATTATAATTTTTTATATTAAATACAGAATTAAGATTATATGCCAAAAAGGAGAATTATTATGAATAAAACTATATTAGAAGTGCTTTTATGGGATGAACCTGTTATCAAGGATTTTTCCGCAGAAAATGCAGTTAATATTGCCAAAGCCAAGTATAAATCCACAGGATGGATGAGAGGAACATTTAATTCTGTTTACCTTATACATTACACTATCTATAATCCCCAGAAACTTCACGAAGCACGTTCTACTTTTACGGGATATACAATATTTGAAGGGATAATTAACGGTAAAGCCGGTTCCATAACATTTCTGGAAACAGGAGAACACAGTGAAAACGGTCTTATCTC is part of the Sebaldella sp. S0638 genome and encodes:
- a CDS encoding DUF3224 domain-containing protein, giving the protein MNKTILEVLLWDEPVIKDFSAENAVNIAKAKYKSTGWMRGTFNSVYLIHYTIYNPQKLHEARSTFTGYTIFEGIINGKAGSITFLETGEHSENGLISRMIIKPDAATNDFIGLEGSSKYTFENGQIILLTEF